GGAAGTGCTTATTCTGGAGATTTTGTTTCAGTAAACCATCCTACGTCGGGAATAGCTACTGTCAACAAAGACAAAACCCAATTATTATTCAAAAATTTTAGTACGGACGATGGTCCACTTTTAGAAGTATACCTCGCTACAAATACAAATGCATCTGATTTTATTTCGTTGGGTGAACTAAAAGGCATTAAAGGCGATTACCAATACGATTTACCCGAAAATATAGACTATACCACCTACAACCATGTTATTATATG
This genomic stretch from Flavobacteriaceae bacterium GSB9 harbors:
- a CDS encoding DM13 domain-containing protein; protein product: MRTFYLLFLMVLMFQACSESNDTIPEKEDMQMDDRMDMEENSGNSEEADMGSAYSGDFVSVNHPTSGIATVNKDKTQLLFKNFSTDDGPLLEVYLATNTNASDFISLGELKGIKGDYQYDLPENIDYTTYNHVIIWCVEFSVNFGYAVLE